In Aegilops tauschii subsp. strangulata cultivar AL8/78 chromosome 3, Aet v6.0, whole genome shotgun sequence, one genomic interval encodes:
- the LOC109765741 gene encoding uncharacterized protein isoform X2, with protein sequence MEAAAAAVACRGGVVLARARPGHRSRRHGVGAGAGPAARRRFLVVASLGEAPSAPSRSAVAVAHEIAQAADEDVASVRVVLMMAVGPASTAIPPPPDDHANTVRVTFVLEKKCAFGQRFLVVGDDPALGLWDPAKATALDWSAGHVWTARADLPANRLVEFKFLLQDPSGHVRWQHGGNRALQVTEASNALVVYEDWDDAGCQEVSEAALHLPIGAEETDALLLADDGRTDDGDQETYEGFMHAEKAPAAAEASLHAETTWVHGMNRPQKDEKIPEELRRRANMAAAQNGGLASAGINGDDIILYEEAANRPASMFENDMVWIGKALQGLLRNLGFHIGTTKT encoded by the exons ATGGAagccgcggcggcggccgtggcgTGCCGAGGAGGCGTGGTGCTCGCGCGGGCACGCCCCGGTCACCGGTCCCGGCGCCACGGCGTAGGCGCGGGAGCCGGACCCGCCGCCCGACGGAGGTTCCTCGTCGTGGCGTCGCTCGGAGAAGCCCCCTCCGCGCCCTCGCGCAGCGCCGTGGCGGTCGCGCACGAG ATCGCGCAGGCCGCCGACGAGGACGTCGCCTCTGTCAGAGTTGTGCTGATGATGGCCGTCGGCCCAGCCTCGACCGCAATCCCGCCGCCCCCCGACG ATCACGCGAACACGGTGCGCGTCACGTTCGTGCTGGAGAAGAAGTGCGCGTTCGGGCAGCGGTTCCTCGTCGTCGGCGACGACCCGGCGCTCGGCCTCTGGGACCCGGCCAAGGCGACCGCCCTGGACTGGTCGGCGGGCCACGTCTGGACGGCGAGGGCG GATTTGCCAGCGAACAGGCTGGTCGAGTTCAAGTTCTTGCTGCAGGACCCCTCCGGCCACGTCCGCTGGCAGCACGGCGGCAACAGGGCTCTGCAGGTAACCGAGGCCTCCAACGCGTTGGTCGTGTACGAAGACTGGGACGACGCCGGGTGCCAGGAAGTGTCGGAGGCGGCATTACATCTGCCGATCGGAGCGGAGGAGACCGACGCGCTGCTGCTGGCAGATGATGGCCGGACCGACGACGGCGATCAGGAGACCTACGAGGGCTTCATGCATGCCGAGAAGGCACCTGCGGCTGCAGAAGCTTCCCTGCACGCGGAAACGACGTGGGTACATGGAATGAACCGGCCACAG AAAGACGAGAAGATTCCAGAGGAGCTTCGCAGGAGAGCAAACATGGCGGCAGCACAAAACGGCGGCCTTGCTTCTGCCGGAATAAACGGCGACGACATCATCTTGTACGAGGAAGCTGCGAACAGGCCGGCCAGTATGTTCGAAAACGACATGGTCTGGATCGGGAAAGCCCTCCAGGGGTTGCTCCGGAACCTTGGTTTCCACATCGGCACAACAAAAACATGA
- the LOC109765741 gene encoding uncharacterized protein isoform X1, with protein sequence MEAAAAAVACRGGVVLARARPGHRSRRHGVGAGAGPAARRRFLVVASLGEAPSAPSRSAVAVAHEIAQAADEDVASVRVVLMMAVGPASTAIPPPPDDHANTVRVTFVLEKKCAFGQRFLVVGDDPALGLWDPAKATALDWSAGHVWTARADLPANRLVEFKFLLQDPSGHVRWQHGGNRALQVTEASNALVVYEDWDDAGCQEVSEAALHLPIGAEETDALLLADDGRTDDGDQETYEGFMHAEKAPAAAEASLHAETTWVHGMNRPQFTLQKDEKIPEELRRRANMAAAQNGGLASAGINGDDIILYEEAANRPASMFENDMVWIGKALQGLLRNLGFHIGTTKT encoded by the exons ATGGAagccgcggcggcggccgtggcgTGCCGAGGAGGCGTGGTGCTCGCGCGGGCACGCCCCGGTCACCGGTCCCGGCGCCACGGCGTAGGCGCGGGAGCCGGACCCGCCGCCCGACGGAGGTTCCTCGTCGTGGCGTCGCTCGGAGAAGCCCCCTCCGCGCCCTCGCGCAGCGCCGTGGCGGTCGCGCACGAG ATCGCGCAGGCCGCCGACGAGGACGTCGCCTCTGTCAGAGTTGTGCTGATGATGGCCGTCGGCCCAGCCTCGACCGCAATCCCGCCGCCCCCCGACG ATCACGCGAACACGGTGCGCGTCACGTTCGTGCTGGAGAAGAAGTGCGCGTTCGGGCAGCGGTTCCTCGTCGTCGGCGACGACCCGGCGCTCGGCCTCTGGGACCCGGCCAAGGCGACCGCCCTGGACTGGTCGGCGGGCCACGTCTGGACGGCGAGGGCG GATTTGCCAGCGAACAGGCTGGTCGAGTTCAAGTTCTTGCTGCAGGACCCCTCCGGCCACGTCCGCTGGCAGCACGGCGGCAACAGGGCTCTGCAGGTAACCGAGGCCTCCAACGCGTTGGTCGTGTACGAAGACTGGGACGACGCCGGGTGCCAGGAAGTGTCGGAGGCGGCATTACATCTGCCGATCGGAGCGGAGGAGACCGACGCGCTGCTGCTGGCAGATGATGGCCGGACCGACGACGGCGATCAGGAGACCTACGAGGGCTTCATGCATGCCGAGAAGGCACCTGCGGCTGCAGAAGCTTCCCTGCACGCGGAAACGACGTGGGTACATGGAATGAACCGGCCACAG TTTACCTTGCAGAAAGACGAGAAGATTCCAGAGGAGCTTCGCAGGAGAGCAAACATGGCGGCAGCACAAAACGGCGGCCTTGCTTCTGCCGGAATAAACGGCGACGACATCATCTTGTACGAGGAAGCTGCGAACAGGCCGGCCAGTATGTTCGAAAACGACATGGTCTGGATCGGGAAAGCCCTCCAGGGGTTGCTCCGGAACCTTGGTTTCCACATCGGCACAACAAAAACATGA
- the LOC109765731 gene encoding RNA polymerase II C-terminal domain phosphatase-like 2 gives MLRPSPLLPVPGASAAAAPPGRAASMRMFHGDVFLGEADVFPIKPGPEGALPFPSNEIRISHLSPASERCPPLAILQTIAPFSVRCKLQAKPLPPHPSLHRLYLTCFNEYKSAVVVVGDEELHLVAMPSKVEKVPCFWCCSVRVGLYAASVGMLNLRCLAIVFDLDETLIVANTMRSFESRIEMLSRRMDIEDDPVRVAGMSAEIKRYIEDRELLKEFIDTDTVTDNGRIVGTQKEEVQPMPGVQERLVRPVIRLPERNAILTRINPEIRDTSVFVKLRPAWEDLRSYLTAKGRKRFEVYVCTMAERDYALEIWRLLDPEANLISLNNLSDRVVCVKAGSKKSLQHVFRDGGCHPKMAMVIDDRLQVWDEKDQHRVHVVPAYAPYYAPQAEMANAVPVLCVARNVACNVRGGFFREFDENLLKKVFELLHENELLDLPYAPDVGDYLVCEDPNFPQSNKDPAPIPEGMSGAEVEKRLNGRAYQADQKQTSSSIRPSDDARVPIRGTVGSSNVQPNGGSMAIVPSLFVTVLQEIGRLCNSKVEFRSTVSTSKITQFSVEVLFSNEKIGNGIGKTRDEAQVQAAEKALQNLQSNYLSYVAPIAGVLNKDTSKSSRNGNGFLEDDLDSDGDTAMQEPSGSKSEQKDHSNVDRLPSVLSLIRELCLEDQHVVFRDQVRNPVSATNEEYHFQVELAGQILGNGIGVNKDFAKLQAAEEALRFLKTTTDPQIKKHLRPIRCSS, from the exons ATGCTCCGCCCCTCCCCGCTGCTGCCCGTGCCCGGCGCCTCCGCGGCGGCGGCCCCGCCCGGCAGGGCCGCCAGCATGCGGATGTTCCACGGCGACGTGTTCCTCGGCGAGGCGGACGTCTTCCCGATCAAGCCCGGGCCCGAGGGCGCCCTGCCCTTCCCCAGCAACGAGATCCGCATCAGCCACCTCTCGCCGGCCAGCGAGCGCTGCCCGCCCCTCGCCATCCTGCAGACCATCGCGCCCTTCTCCGTGCGCTGCAAGCTCCAGGCCAAGCCGCTCCCTCCCCACCCCAGCCTCCACCGCCTCTACCTCACCTGCTTCAACGAGTACAAG AGCGCGGTGGTGGTGGTCGGAGACGAGGAGCTGCACCTGGTGGCAATGCCGAGCAAGGTGGAGAAGGTACCGTGCTTCTGGTGCTGCTCTGTGCGCGTTGGGCTCTATGCAGCGTCCGTTGGGATGCTCAACCTCCGCTGCCTTGCTATTGTGTTTGATCTTGATGAGACCCTCATCGTCGCTAACACGATGAGGTCCTTTGAGAGCCGGATCGAGATGCTTTCCCGTAGGATGGACATTGAGGATGACCCTGTTAGGGTAGCGGGGATGTCTGCAGAAATCAAGCGGTATATTGAGGACAGGGAGCTTCTCAAGGAGTTCATTGACACAGATACTGTTACAGACAATGGCAGAATTGTTGGCACCCAGAAGGAGGAGGTTCAGCCTATGCCTGGTGTCCAGGAGCGTCTTGTTCGACCTGTAATCAGGTTGCCGGAGAGGAATGCTATTCTGACCCGCATCAATCCAGAG ATTCGCGATACCAGTGTTTTTGTGAAGCTAAGGCCTGCCTGGGAGGATTTGAGAAGTTACCTAACTGCCAAGGGACGCAAAAGATTTGAGGTCTATGTGTGTACAATGGCTGAAAGAGATTATGCTCTTGAGATATGGAGACTTCTTGATCCAGAAGCCAATTTGATCAGCTTGAATAATCTTTCAGATCGTGTAGTATGTGTAAAAGCAG GTTCCAAGAAGTCCCTGCAGCATGTTTTTAGAGACGGAGGATGCCATCCAAAGATGGCCATGGTGATTGATGATAGGCTGCAAGTTTGGGATGAGAAAGATCAGCATCGAGTTCATGTCGTCCCTGCCTATGCTCCATACTATGCCCCACAAGCCGAG ATGGCAAACGCTGTTCCAGTTCTTTGTGTTGCAAGAAATGTTGCTTGCAATGTTCGTGGTGGTTTCTTCAG GGAATTTGATGAAAATCTATTGAAGAAAGTATTTGAACTATTGCACGAAAATGAGTTACTGGATCTTCCCTATGCTCCAGATGTCGGTGACTACTTAGTCTGCGAG GACCCTAATTTTCCACAAAGCAATAAAGATCCTGCCCCTATACCTGAGGGTATGAGTGGAGCTGAAGTAGAGAAGAGATTGAATGGGCGG GCATACCAGGCGGACCAAAAACAGACATCGTCATCAATCCGTCCATCAG ATGATGCACGAGTGCCAATCCGGGGAACTGTAGGTAGTTCAAATGTGCAACCCAATGGGGGCTCAATGGCAATTGTCCCTTCTTTGTTTGTCACGGTATTGCAAGAGATTGGACGACTATGCAACTCGAAG GTGGAGTTTAGGTCGACTGTAAGCACCAGCAAAATTACGCAATTTTCCGTTGAG GTTCTATTTAGTAATGAAAAAATTGGAAATGGCATTGGAAAAACAAGGGATGAAGCTCAAGTACAAGCTGCTGAAAAAGCTCTCCAAAATTTGCAAA GCAATTACTTGTCATATGTTGCTCCTATTGCTGGAGTTCTTAACAAAGACACAAGCAAGTCTTCTAGGAATGGAAATGGCTTTCTGGAAGACGATCTGGATTCAGATGGTGATACTGCCATGCAAGAACCATCTGGAAGTAAATCAGAACAGAAGGATCATTCAAATGTGGATAGGTTGCCCTCTGTATTAAGTCTTATTAGAGAACTT TGCTTGGAGGATCAACATGTAGTATTTCGAGATCAAGTCCGGAATCCTGTCTCAGCAACCAATGAAGAATACCATTTCCAG GTTGAACTAGCAGGACAGATTCTTGGGAATGGTATTGGTGTGAACAAAGATTTCGCGAAGCTTCAG GCGGCAGAAGAGGCACTGAGGTTTTTGAAAACAACCACTGACCCACAGATTAAGAAGCATTTGAGACCAATAAG ATGCAGCAGTTGA